The Spirochaeta lutea sequence TCACGAGGAAGAACCGGCTGAGCAACACGCCTCCACCCAGACCGATCGCCGAAGCGAGAAGTCCCACAGCAACCTGCTCGCCTAAAATGATCCCGAATAGGACCGGTCTGGACATCCCGTGGAGGCGGTACAAGGCGAACTCCCGCTTCCGCTGGCCGGTAAAAATAATGGTGCCGTACCAGAGAAAAACCGCACTAAACACGGCAACTATAACGGCGGATCCCCGGAAGAGCCCCTCTAACCGGAGATTTTCGTCAATCTGCGAGGTAACCTCCGGGCTGGAAAAAACAATTGCGAATATGTAATACACCATGATTGCTATGGCTGCGCTGAAGGCGTAGGTACTGTACTGTCCGATGCGGCGTCTAAAGGAAGCCCAGGTTAGGGCAGCTATACTGGCATTTCTGGGCATTAGACTACCCCCTGTTCCAAGGTGGTCAACATGGCGATAATCCGGTTAAAAAATACCTGGCGTAGATCCTCGCTGCCCTGGGAGAGGGTTTCCCTCGGCTGGCTTGACCGGGTTACCTCGCTGAAGAGTCGTCCGTCCTTTATGCAGATAACACGATCGCCGAAGCTGGCCACTAGGGGATCATGGGTTACCAGGAGAATGGTTGAGTGATACCGATCTTTGAGAATCTGTATTCGGTTTAGGAGATCCCGGGCGTTTTTTGAATCCAAGGCTCCGGTGGGCTCATCTGCCAGAATCAGGGCCGGGTTTCCTACCAATGCTCTGGCCACCGCAGCCCGTTGGGCCTGCCCTCCAGACACCTCCACTGGATACCTGTCCAGGATATCAGCGATACCCAGATCCTCAGCGATCTGCCGGACCCGGTCGCGGCGGGTTTTTTTGTCCAGGGAAGATTGCAGGGTCAGGGGCAACATGATGTTCTCGGCCACGCTGAGGGTCTCCAGCAAACTGCTTTCCTGGAATATAAAACCAAGTTCTGTAGTACGGAACGCCGACAACTCACTACCCCGAAGGTCATGAACCTGCCGATTCCTGATCCGAATTTCTCCGGAGTCAGCCCGGTCGATGGTAGCCAGGCAGTTTAACAGGGTGGATTTCCCTGCCCCGGAGGGTCCCATAAGGGCGGTAAAGCTTCCCTTTTCCAGTTCAAGACTGACTCCCTGAAGAGCCGGGGTACTTACCCCGCTTTGTTTTGCCCGGTACGTTTTTACGAGATCTCGAATTTCTAC is a genomic window containing:
- a CDS encoding ABC transporter ATP-binding protein, with amino-acid sequence MALVEIRDLVKTYRAKQSGVSTPALQGVSLELEKGSFTALMGPSGAGKSTLLNCLATIDRADSGEIRIRNRQVHDLRGSELSAFRTTELGFIFQESSLLETLSVAENIMLPLTLQSSLDKKTRRDRVRQIAEDLGIADILDRYPVEVSGGQAQRAAVARALVGNPALILADEPTGALDSKNARDLLNRIQILKDRYHSTILLVTHDPLVASFGDRVICIKDGRLFSEVTRSSQPRETLSQGSEDLRQVFFNRIIAMLTTLEQGVV